CAGGGCCACGATGCGACCGGCGTCCATGATGGCCACCCGGTCGCACAGGCGGTCGGCCTCTTCCATGTAGTGGGTTGTGTAGAGGATGGTCATGCCCTGCTCGCGCAAGCCCTCGATGGTTGTGAAGATGTGGTTGCGGGACTGGGGATCGACGCCCACCGTCGGTTCATCCAGGAAAAGCAGTTCGGGGCGGGACATAAGGGCGATGGCCAGATTTACCCGCCGCTTCATGCCGCCCGAGAACCTGGACACGCGGTGGCGCGCCCGGTCGGCGAGGCCCACCAGCTCCAGGTTCCCCATGGCCCGGGCCCTGGCTTCCGCCCGCGTGAGGCCCTGCATCAGACCGAAGAACATCAGGTTGTCCAGTGCGGAAAGCTCCTGGTAGAGAGCCAGCTCCTGCGGGCAAACCCCTATGTGCCGGCGCACGGCGGCAGGATCGCCGCGAACGGAGTGCCCCGCCACGATGACGTCCCCCGACGTGGCGGGCAAGGTGGTCGCCATGATGCGGATGGTAGTGGTCTTGCCCGCACCATTGGGTCCGAGCAGGCCGAAGATCTCGCCCCTCTCGATGGTGAAGCTCACCCCGTCTACCGCCGTGATGCCGTTGAACACCTTGCGCAACTCGCGCACTTCCACAAAGACTTCGCAGCGCTCCCGCGCCTGCCCGGTTTCCCCAGCCAATGTCCACCCTCCCCCGGAGTCGTCTTCTCCATGCGAGACCCTTCCAACCAAGTCCTGCCTAATGCCCCCTGGGTGCTCCCAGCCCGTGCGCACCGCCGGCGGACTGACGCGGTCCCGCACGCCAAAGACCTGGCTGTCATTCATCCAGCCACAGGAAAGCAAGCAGCCTGAACTCCTCCACCGCCCACAGCAGCTCGCGCCCATCTTCCCCTCTCAGCCACGGGCTACCCCGCCACCCGCTGCCACGGCAGCTGGCCAGTGCCCCCTCTTTACGCCACCGGATTCTGGCACTCTGCTCTTCTTCCCCGCTCCGCGCTCCCGTTCCTGCCACCCCGGCACCCCGACCCCCCGAGGAGCCACGCCGAGCGAAAACGACCGTGGGAAACCGTCTTCTCAATGGGTGCCAGGCGCAAAACCGCACACTGATCCCCCGCTCAGGCCCGCGACTTGCCGGAAAAGAGCCGATGCCCGCCACCCGGCTCAACCGCAGAACGCTTCACCCCGGTAACCTGCTTCCTTGGAATAGCCCTCCCCGCCCGGGGACAGGACTTCCGCCCGCGACAATGCGGGCCAGCGAAGCGCGATCCTGGCCTCCAGGTTCCCGCCTCCAGGACGGAGGGTCACCCGAGCCACGGGACACCCGGCACAGTCAGGACGCAGCACGCCCGCAGTCCCGGCAGACATCTCAACCCGCCTGAAGACCAGCACCAACTCCCGGGCTTCGCGATCGTACGAGCTGGCAACGAGCGGCAGCCAGTGCCCCCTGCCAGCACAGCACCCTCCCGCGGACGGAAGTCGAACGACACCCCCGCTTTCGTCA
The sequence above is drawn from the Bacillota bacterium genome and encodes:
- a CDS encoding ABC transporter ATP-binding protein is translated as MAGETGQARERCEVFVEVRELRKVFNGITAVDGVSFTIERGEIFGLLGPNGAGKTTTIRIMATTLPATSGDVIVAGHSVRGDPAAVRRHIGVCPQELALYQELSALDNLMFFGLMQGLTRAEARARAMGNLELVGLADRARHRVSRFSGGMKRRVNLAIALMSRPELLFLDEPTVGVDPQSRNHIFTTIEGLREQGMTILYTTHYMEEADRLCDRVAIMDAGRIVALDTPRNLKARLGDPEEVTLEEVFLHLTGRRLRDEG